A window of the Schlesneria paludicola DSM 18645 genome harbors these coding sequences:
- a CDS encoding Z1 domain-containing protein → MIKVVDIFAGPGGLSEGFSTVKTESGETAFDVVLSIEKDAIAAETLRLRSFFRQFGPNVPDDYYRCLRGELHIDALYEAHKQQAKASEAHCWNITLGPGGEPTENVYQRIVKSLDKSSDWVLIGGPPCQAYSIAGRSRNQGNPDYVPANDARQLLYVEYLQILAEHRPAVFIMENVKGLLSATLNNIRMFDRILDDLRDPAIAVTREGRPCKHVRKGGYRIYSLCDGRLFENAELDGAVIRTEKFGVPQARHRIILLGIRDDIISVNPKKLKPHKAVSVSEVLDDLPKLRSGLTPKSADSDTAWEEGLRGQITSRWANAGAKKADSDELGELIRKHLGEIVVPEAGLGGDFIEAEVTSQYAKSWFCDHRINGVCKELPKSLISALQSFVITCAARRVRGQKDAHNSMLVHVTRFNLVQTQVMDLIYAELVHMTRMLEYNTGKQAVQFVGQLEELWNMNYLPTSANIKIDDPQMTPLTWKEVRAELLTAITRIEVRGINGDAGGVLDYDDPSNATGLNVVAVGGDKLSRGLTLEGLSVSYYIRPAKNYDTLLQMGRWFGYRPGYVDLCRLYTTGDLVGWYEHIAVANEELRREFNFMELSKLTPEDYGLKVRTHPDGLNITAANKIRHGRRMQVSFSGHLVQTTIFHKDAKIQEGNMKATESWLRSLPQPQSLPRRVEWKNVPAARIISFLESFTVHPLCRLAECDLLIKYIQKLLGFGELKNWTVALISSSESKATKETHAALMVVRGASITAARWGSAANTPCRKSNST, encoded by the coding sequence ATGATCAAAGTCGTCGACATTTTCGCGGGCCCCGGCGGCCTGAGCGAAGGTTTCTCCACCGTTAAAACCGAGTCCGGCGAAACCGCTTTTGATGTTGTGCTCTCGATAGAGAAGGATGCGATTGCAGCCGAAACGCTTCGCTTACGATCCTTCTTCCGCCAGTTCGGACCGAATGTCCCTGACGATTACTACCGGTGCCTTCGTGGCGAACTCCACATTGATGCATTGTATGAGGCACACAAGCAGCAGGCGAAAGCAAGTGAAGCCCATTGCTGGAATATTACGCTCGGGCCGGGCGGCGAACCAACAGAGAATGTCTATCAAAGGATCGTCAAATCTCTGGATAAGAGTTCGGATTGGGTTCTGATCGGGGGCCCACCGTGCCAGGCGTATTCCATCGCTGGCCGTTCACGAAACCAGGGCAATCCCGACTACGTTCCCGCCAACGATGCGCGGCAGCTCCTCTATGTGGAATATCTCCAGATACTGGCCGAACATCGACCGGCAGTTTTCATTATGGAGAATGTCAAGGGCCTGCTTTCGGCAACGTTGAACAACATCCGCATGTTCGATCGCATCCTGGATGACTTGCGCGACCCGGCCATAGCAGTCACGCGCGAAGGGCGCCCTTGCAAACATGTTCGCAAGGGCGGTTACCGAATTTATTCCCTTTGTGATGGACGGCTTTTTGAGAATGCTGAACTCGATGGAGCAGTCATCCGCACCGAGAAATTTGGAGTCCCGCAGGCGCGTCACCGCATCATACTTCTGGGTATCAGGGATGACATCATTTCCGTAAATCCGAAGAAGCTGAAGCCGCATAAAGCGGTTTCAGTTTCGGAAGTGCTGGACGATCTGCCGAAGCTCCGTAGCGGTCTCACGCCTAAGAGTGCCGATTCCGACACTGCATGGGAGGAAGGGTTGCGCGGCCAGATAACCAGCCGCTGGGCAAATGCCGGTGCAAAAAAAGCCGACAGCGATGAGCTGGGGGAGTTGATACGAAAGCATCTTGGCGAAATCGTCGTTCCCGAGGCGGGACTTGGCGGAGATTTCATTGAAGCGGAAGTAACGTCACAATACGCCAAAAGCTGGTTCTGTGACCATCGCATCAATGGGGTGTGCAAGGAGCTGCCAAAATCCCTCATCAGCGCATTGCAGTCCTTTGTCATCACCTGCGCTGCACGCCGTGTACGAGGCCAGAAAGATGCCCACAATTCGATGCTAGTGCATGTCACGCGGTTCAATCTCGTACAGACCCAGGTCATGGATCTGATCTATGCCGAACTCGTCCACATGACGCGGATGCTGGAATACAACACCGGAAAACAGGCGGTCCAGTTCGTCGGGCAACTGGAAGAACTCTGGAACATGAATTATTTGCCAACGTCCGCGAATATAAAGATTGATGATCCCCAGATGACGCCACTGACCTGGAAAGAGGTGCGCGCTGAGCTTCTCACCGCGATTACCAGAATTGAAGTACGAGGTATCAACGGGGATGCGGGCGGCGTTTTGGACTACGATGATCCGTCAAATGCAACTGGTCTGAACGTCGTTGCCGTGGGCGGTGACAAGCTATCGCGAGGTCTGACGCTCGAAGGGCTTTCGGTAAGCTATTACATCCGTCCCGCCAAAAACTACGACACGCTGCTCCAGATGGGGCGCTGGTTTGGATATCGGCCCGGTTATGTGGATCTCTGCCGCCTCTACACCACCGGCGATCTTGTTGGCTGGTACGAGCATATTGCGGTGGCAAATGAAGAGTTGCGGCGGGAATTCAACTTCATGGAACTCAGTAAGCTTACGCCTGAGGATTACGGACTCAAGGTTCGGACGCACCCGGACGGTCTGAATATCACTGCCGCCAATAAAATACGACATGGCAGGCGAATGCAGGTGTCATTCTCCGGCCATCTTGTGCAAACAACGATCTTCCACAAGGATGCCAAAATCCAGGAAGGCAATATGAAAGCGACCGAATCCTGGTTGCGTTCATTGCCACAACCGCAATCCCTGCCGAGACGGGTTGAATGGAAAAATGTCCCGGCAGCCCGGATCATAAGCTTTTTAGAGAGTTTTACGGTCCATCCGCTGTGCCGCCTCGCTGAATGTGACCTGCTGATCAAATACATCCAGAAGCTGCTTGGTTTCGGCGAGCTTAAAAACTGGACGGTGGCTCTCATATCGAGCAGCGAATCCAAGGCGACGAAAGAAACCCACGCGGCGTTGATGGTTGTCAGGGGCGCGTCTATTACGGCGGCCCGATGGGGTTCGGCAGCAAACACTCCATGCCGAAAATCAAACTCGACCTGA
- a CDS encoding ImmA/IrrE family metallo-endopeptidase — MPKRLLSSSGPKLPFLTDRAFEDEAAILLAEYGKKHGPVVTPPIPIDEIVEIHFGLTLEFLDMQKLFGVPDVHGALWVNEKRVGIDHRLDPSENPPMLGRYNFTLAHEAGHWRLHRQLFQRNANQVSLFAEGVARPEYICRSSDTEPIEYQANRFASCLLMPRDIVKQAWEEWRGNLEPIYLPDLRAGNTEGFTDESLMETAVRPFAALFQVSAEAMRIRAEQLGLLLRKREALLF, encoded by the coding sequence ATGCCAAAACGGCTGTTATCAAGTTCCGGTCCTAAGTTGCCATTCCTGACTGATCGCGCATTCGAGGACGAAGCAGCAATCCTGCTCGCCGAATATGGAAAGAAGCATGGACCGGTTGTCACGCCACCAATCCCCATCGATGAAATCGTCGAAATTCACTTCGGGCTAACGCTTGAGTTCCTTGATATGCAGAAACTCTTCGGCGTTCCTGATGTTCATGGCGCTTTGTGGGTCAATGAAAAGCGTGTGGGCATCGATCATCGCCTCGACCCGTCCGAGAATCCTCCCATGCTCGGACGCTACAACTTCACACTCGCACACGAAGCCGGACACTGGCGTCTTCACCGCCAATTATTCCAGCGCAACGCCAATCAGGTTTCTCTGTTTGCAGAAGGTGTGGCCCGGCCAGAATATATCTGCCGTTCGAGCGACACCGAACCCATCGAATACCAGGCGAACCGCTTCGCGTCCTGTTTGCTGATGCCCCGCGACATAGTCAAACAAGCCTGGGAAGAATGGCGCGGAAACCTGGAACCCATCTACCTGCCCGATCTGCGAGCCGGGAATACCGAGGGTTTCACGGACGAATCTCTCATGGAAACTGCGGTCCGTCCGTTTGCTGCCTTATTCCAAGTTTCCGCCGAGGCCATGCGAATCCGTGCAGAGCAATTGGGATTGTTACTAAGGAAGCGAGAGGCACTTTTGTTCTGA
- a CDS encoding helix-turn-helix domain-containing protein, which translates to MAKKTFGQHLREKRVERGFSLRKFAELVGISPTYLSQVEQDNVDPPTADRVKKMAELLGESIDEWTALAGRLTEDLPDIIRESPTAVPDLLRAVRGLTPEQLRKLRENAERMQKEGQ; encoded by the coding sequence ATGGCTAAGAAAACATTTGGACAGCATCTTCGTGAGAAGCGAGTCGAAAGAGGTTTTAGCTTGCGAAAGTTCGCAGAACTTGTGGGAATCAGCCCAACCTATCTTTCGCAGGTCGAGCAGGACAATGTTGACCCACCAACTGCCGACCGTGTGAAGAAGATGGCGGAGCTGCTGGGCGAGAGCATCGACGAATGGACTGCCCTCGCCGGTCGTTTAACTGAAGACCTGCCAGACATTATTCGCGAATCTCCGACGGCTGTCCCCGATCTGCTACGCGCCGTTCGCGGCCTAACCCCTGAACAGTTACGCAAGCTTCGTGAAAATGCAGAACGCATGCAGAAGGAGGGGCAGTAA
- a CDS encoding AAA family ATPase, translating to MRKSSLDDEQNGENRIAKFPQIAPGSGGSRSGGVDAVGVLDSRMLPDQEFMSQWDAVIIDPGQKDRLLSQAILNFTLREKVNRSNLPLHGLIVLHGPPGTGKTSLARGLASRTAEAIGRLGHFRYIEVEPHALTGAALGKSQRAVRDLLGQTVAEQAERGPLIVLLDEVETLAADRGRMSMDANPIDVHRATDAVLAQLDQLASKYPHLLFIATSNFTRAVDGAFLSRADLIENIGLPGADACSAILRSAVEELARSFPATGRIPQDADFMRAAKHCVGLDGRRIRKLVISACALRKQTAIDPNGLTAADILQAAKQAQEELKSIKE from the coding sequence ATGAGAAAGTCTTCACTGGATGACGAGCAAAACGGCGAAAACAGGATCGCAAAGTTTCCTCAAATCGCGCCGGGATCGGGTGGATCGAGGTCGGGTGGTGTGGATGCTGTAGGTGTCCTCGATAGCAGAATGCTTCCTGACCAGGAGTTCATGTCCCAATGGGACGCCGTGATCATTGATCCTGGACAAAAGGACCGGCTTCTATCGCAGGCAATTTTGAATTTCACACTCAGGGAGAAGGTAAATCGATCAAATTTGCCATTGCATGGCCTGATCGTCTTGCATGGGCCGCCGGGGACTGGAAAGACGTCGCTGGCACGCGGGCTGGCGTCGCGAACCGCTGAGGCAATCGGCAGGCTCGGACATTTCCGCTACATCGAAGTTGAACCGCATGCCCTCACCGGGGCGGCCCTCGGCAAGAGCCAACGGGCTGTGCGTGATTTGCTCGGCCAGACGGTCGCAGAGCAGGCCGAACGCGGGCCGTTGATCGTTCTGCTTGATGAAGTGGAAACTCTGGCGGCTGATCGCGGGCGAATGAGTATGGATGCGAATCCAATCGACGTACACCGGGCAACCGATGCTGTCTTGGCACAACTGGACCAGCTCGCCTCGAAATACCCGCACCTGTTATTCATCGCAACGAGCAATTTTACCCGAGCTGTCGACGGTGCCTTCCTTTCCCGCGCCGACCTGATCGAAAACATCGGCCTGCCAGGAGCGGACGCGTGTAGCGCCATTCTGCGATCAGCGGTGGAGGAGCTGGCAAGGTCGTTCCCCGCCACGGGGCGCATTCCGCAGGATGCCGATTTCATGCGTGCTGCGAAGCATTGCGTTGGCCTTGATGGGCGACGCATCCGCAAGCTCGTGATTTCGGCATGCGCACTTCGTAAGCAGACCGCAATTGATCCGAACGGATTGACTGCCGCCGACATCCTTCAAGCAGCGAAACAGGCCCAGGAAGAACTGAAATCTATCAAGGAGTAA
- a CDS encoding CBASS oligonucleotide cyclase: protein MITVAEAFKKFRSRLELSDREQDDASRRHNEIRDFLKTMFDVENDFLTGSYKRWTKTKPLKDVDIFCVLGQKERHRRDKPPGDLLKAFEDALVEKYGRDKVSRQRRSVTVDFGVTTNEDEDTGGKVMSFDVVPAFTKNNHYEIPDTSTTSGWTETNPQVHHDLAVEAQKKYDGEWKGIVRMTKKWNANQGKPVKPSFLIEVMALELLHPPFGGDYRFEIKAFLASLADRLDETWADPARLGPPVSDAMDQVARDAAKIKLRQGSDAAAKAIQLERQGKNGEALRVWRTEVFGPMFPLS from the coding sequence GTGATTACTGTTGCCGAAGCATTTAAGAAATTCCGAAGTCGACTTGAACTGAGCGACCGTGAACAAGATGACGCTTCACGACGCCATAACGAAATCCGGGATTTCCTGAAGACCATGTTCGACGTGGAAAACGACTTCCTTACTGGCTCGTACAAACGATGGACAAAAACAAAGCCATTGAAGGACGTGGACATATTCTGCGTGCTTGGCCAGAAGGAGCGCCACCGGCGCGACAAACCGCCCGGTGACCTGTTGAAAGCGTTCGAAGACGCATTGGTTGAGAAGTATGGACGCGACAAAGTGTCGCGTCAGCGCCGATCGGTAACGGTCGATTTCGGGGTTACTACGAACGAGGATGAAGATACGGGCGGCAAGGTCATGAGCTTTGACGTGGTGCCCGCATTCACGAAAAACAATCACTACGAAATCCCGGATACCTCCACGACCTCTGGTTGGACTGAAACGAACCCCCAAGTCCATCACGATTTGGCGGTGGAAGCGCAGAAAAAATACGACGGCGAATGGAAGGGGATCGTCCGGATGACCAAGAAATGGAATGCCAACCAGGGTAAACCGGTCAAGCCGTCATTCCTGATTGAAGTGATGGCCCTGGAACTATTGCATCCTCCGTTTGGTGGCGACTATCGCTTCGAGATCAAGGCTTTTCTGGCGAGCCTTGCTGACCGCCTTGATGAAACCTGGGCAGACCCGGCCAGGCTCGGACCGCCGGTTAGTGACGCGATGGATCAGGTCGCCCGTGACGCGGCTAAAATCAAACTGCGGCAAGGTTCGGACGCGGCGGCGAAGGCAATTCAGCTTGAACGGCAGGGAAAGAACGGCGAGGCGTTGAGAGTCTGGCGGACCGAAGTGTTCGGCCCTATGTTTCCGTTGTCGTAA
- a CDS encoding DUF6602 domain-containing protein: MPGSHLSKLRGMEFLQRAFASEQSCLVAKLRSSDRIVHDGDRGEVNEQYFIEVLRNYLPNRYTVHKATILDSDGQVSDSIDVVVHDRQYTPTLLDSESHRYIPAEAVYAVFECKPTIDKGYLEYAGKKAESVRRLKRTSVPITHAGGSYPAKPHFEILAGILAIDADWKEGFSTSFETCHSELKGLSRLDCGLAVDGHAFDTFEQGGAYTYCKSNNALVFFLFRLLNQLQSLGTVPAIDWNAYASQLSK, encoded by the coding sequence ATGCCTGGGTCCCACCTGAGTAAGTTGCGCGGAATGGAGTTTCTCCAGCGTGCGTTTGCAAGTGAGCAGTCGTGCCTCGTTGCAAAACTTCGGTCGTCAGATCGGATTGTCCATGACGGCGATCGTGGCGAGGTCAATGAACAATACTTCATCGAGGTGCTAAGAAATTACCTGCCGAACCGTTACACGGTCCACAAGGCCACGATCCTTGATAGCGACGGGCAGGTATCGGACTCCATCGACGTGGTGGTACATGACCGTCAATACACACCAACCCTTTTGGATAGCGAATCACATCGCTACATACCGGCAGAAGCGGTCTATGCCGTATTCGAATGCAAGCCTACCATCGACAAAGGGTATCTCGAATATGCGGGCAAGAAAGCCGAATCAGTTCGTCGGCTGAAACGAACCTCCGTGCCGATTACGCATGCTGGCGGCTCATATCCCGCCAAACCTCATTTCGAGATTCTTGCCGGTATCCTCGCCATTGATGCGGATTGGAAAGAGGGATTCTCAACGTCGTTTGAGACCTGCCATTCCGAACTGAAGGGCCTTTCCAGGTTGGACTGTGGGCTTGCCGTCGATGGGCATGCATTTGATACTTTTGAGCAGGGTGGGGCTTATACCTACTGCAAATCCAACAATGCCCTGGTCTTCTTTTTGTTCCGGCTGCTCAACCAGCTTCAGTCGCTCGGGACAGTTCCCGCAATCGATTGGAATGCATACGCATCGCAGTTGTCGAAGTAA
- a CDS encoding type II toxin-antitoxin system RelE/ParE family toxin translates to MKRWSVVLALPLRRNSFLKGHRQVTPTFRNMVRGHNLHHNFDLDRVIQDIVRFPSIGEQKLGDLSGLRVYKFWMGEQLLLLAYEPAEADRLILHGVGSHANFQSDLKVF, encoded by the coding sequence ATGAAGCGTTGGTCCGTCGTCCTTGCGCTTCCATTGCGTCGCAATTCGTTCCTGAAAGGTCATCGGCAGGTGACCCCAACATTTAGGAACATGGTTAGAGGTCATAATCTTCATCACAACTTCGATCTCGATAGGGTGATTCAAGATATCGTCCGCTTCCCAAGTATCGGTGAACAGAAGCTGGGCGATCTTTCGGGGCTTCGGGTCTACAAATTCTGGATGGGGGAGCAACTGCTGCTTCTGGCCTACGAACCGGCAGAGGCGGATAGGCTCATTCTGCATGGTGTTGGGTCTCACGCAAACTTTCAAAGTGATCTAAAAGTCTTCTGA
- a CDS encoding transposase domain-containing protein, protein MAILSSFTATCHQFGINPWIWLKDILNRLPATPADQLAALLPQPPAK, encoded by the coding sequence TTGGCAATCCTTTCCAGCTTCACGGCCACTTGCCATCAATTCGGCATCAATCCCTGGATATGGCTGAAAGACATTCTCAACCGCCTTCCTGCCACACCCGCAGATCAACTCGCCGCTCTCTTGCCCCAACCCCCTGCGAAGTGA
- the tnpC gene encoding IS66 family transposase — protein sequence MTPSAGMMGLSYHAGWNRETEIIDVPESVKQATGGIWKMIGEEISEKLDYTPSSLFVRRIVRPKYVVRFPGSDQPDEMKIAELPPEALPKSKAAPGLVADVIVSKLVDHLPLYRQEQRYARQGFPIARSTLCGWLAEAAEVLTPLWQRLKDQVLAANIVNTDDTPVPVQDPGRSHCRTGRIWAYVSKHGTVYDATADRSRDGPLAFLQGYQGFLQCDAYAGYDELFRRSNGAIIEVGCWAHARRKFVDAQKTGLREAQEAVVRIKQLYAIEHEAKEVEVAARRSLRQDKSIPLLASLKDWLDQLAMSALPKSPLGEAVTYARNQWGALNTYVTDGALAIDNNLAVRVVKPYAIGRKN from the coding sequence GTGACACCTTCGGCGGGGATGATGGGTTTAAGTTATCATGCCGGATGGAACCGCGAGACCGAAATCATCGATGTCCCTGAGTCCGTGAAGCAAGCGACGGGTGGCATCTGGAAAATGATCGGTGAAGAGATCAGCGAGAAGCTCGATTATACACCATCATCTCTGTTCGTCCGCCGGATCGTGCGTCCCAAGTACGTGGTGCGTTTCCCGGGGAGTGATCAACCTGATGAAATGAAGATCGCCGAATTGCCGCCTGAGGCGTTGCCAAAGTCCAAGGCGGCACCGGGACTCGTTGCCGATGTCATCGTCTCGAAACTGGTCGATCATCTGCCGCTGTATCGACAGGAACAGCGTTACGCTCGGCAGGGTTTCCCGATTGCGCGTTCGACCTTATGTGGCTGGCTCGCCGAGGCGGCCGAAGTGCTGACCCCGCTGTGGCAACGCCTCAAGGATCAAGTGCTGGCAGCGAACATTGTGAACACCGATGATACGCCGGTTCCGGTACAGGATCCCGGTCGCTCGCATTGCCGCACCGGCCGTATCTGGGCTTATGTCTCGAAACATGGCACCGTGTACGATGCGACGGCAGACCGTAGCCGCGATGGACCGCTCGCGTTCTTGCAGGGATATCAGGGCTTTTTGCAGTGCGACGCATATGCCGGGTATGACGAACTGTTTCGAAGGTCGAACGGAGCAATCATTGAGGTCGGCTGCTGGGCGCATGCGCGGCGAAAGTTCGTTGACGCCCAGAAGACGGGTCTGCGCGAAGCGCAAGAAGCTGTCGTGCGAATCAAACAATTGTATGCCATCGAGCACGAAGCGAAAGAAGTTGAAGTCGCTGCGCGCCGATCATTGCGCCAGGACAAATCCATTCCGTTGCTCGCATCGCTCAAAGACTGGCTCGATCAACTGGCCATGAGCGCCCTCCCCAAGAGCCCACTGGGAGAAGCTGTCACCTATGCTCGCAATCAGTGGGGTGCGCTGAACACTTATGTCACAGATGGTGCACTCGCAATCGACAATAATCTCGCCGTACGCGTGGTCAAACCATACGCTATCGGTCGCAAGAACTGA
- the tnpB gene encoding IS66 family insertion sequence element accessory protein TnpB (TnpB, as the term is used for proteins encoded by IS66 family insertion elements, is considered an accessory protein, since TnpC, encoded by a neighboring gene, is a DDE family transposase.) encodes MLNFSGTKVYLCLTPTDMRKSFDTLAALEWEHLQGDLLSGTWFVFRGKQGNRLKILYWDRDGYAVWQKRLE; translated from the coding sequence ATGCTGAACTTCTCTGGGACGAAGGTCTATCTTTGCCTGACACCAACGGATATGCGGAAGAGTTTCGACACGCTTGCAGCCCTGGAGTGGGAGCATCTGCAGGGCGATCTCTTGTCGGGCACATGGTTCGTCTTTCGCGGCAAGCAAGGGAATCGGCTGAAGATTCTTTATTGGGATCGTGATGGATACGCTGTCTGGCAGAAGCGGCTCGAGTAA
- a CDS encoding reverse transcriptase domain-containing protein yields the protein MAAWRKRHAVGEVIIVRYADDFVLGFQEEIDAKCCLGALKERFAKFHLELHPEKTRLLEFGRFAAERRSKRGEGPPETFDFLGFTHISGKTSKGDFTIRRISALKKLKGKLIELKDKLKRMVHWDLAEVGSWLSSV from the coding sequence GTGGCCGCATGGCGAAAGCGCCATGCGGTGGGAGAAGTCATCATCGTGCGTTATGCCGACGATTTCGTTCTCGGTTTCCAAGAGGAGATCGATGCAAAATGCTGCCTCGGAGCACTCAAGGAACGGTTTGCCAAGTTTCACTTGGAACTGCACCCCGAGAAGACGCGTCTGCTTGAGTTCGGTCGCTTTGCGGCTGAACGACGATCAAAACGCGGCGAAGGTCCTCCTGAGACATTCGATTTTCTGGGATTCACGCACATCAGCGGGAAAACCAGCAAGGGCGATTTCACCATCCGCCGCATCTCGGCGTTAAAGAAGCTCAAAGGCAAGCTCATCGAACTGAAAGACAAGCTGAAACGAATGGTTCACTGGGATCTGGCGGAAGTCGGCTCCTGGTTGTCGAGTGTCTA
- a CDS encoding IS4 family transposase yields the protein MSFTRTTRSADSSFDLVKRSLLQRDGLPFAEALTVVQIEQAFEEEGVSFNVSESPCETKPSPDEDRPIYTMGVTLWAMLSQAIFDGSQRSCRAAVQRVAVYSALRGLDVSSTNTGAYSRARAKVPEGVVQRLTEGVAERCERVIPEGWRWKGFRALVVDGTTHSMPDTKQNQEEYPQSSTQKEGLGFPILRAVALTSLATGMVIGHTTGPYQGKESGETALFRTLFPKLREGDLVLADRYYGGWFMLALLLELGVEVVTRLHQHREADFDQGTRLGTKDHLTTWAKPARPEWLDQEAYDRLPEHLELRELEVAVNVPGFRCESFVVVTSLRDHRVHSYEEIAALYRRRWIVEIELRDIKVTMGLGILRRKTPAAVRQEIWTGLLAYNLIRQSALASECQPNQLSFAASLQMIANTWVLAAVPPLIRIDDRERLIALRILNGYCHRIANRPSRIEPRAVKRRPAPIALLTEPRKLARKKLVTKHQTS from the coding sequence ATGTCTTTTACACGGACAACTCGCAGTGCGGACAGCTCATTTGATTTGGTGAAGCGTTCGCTGTTGCAGCGGGACGGGCTCCCGTTTGCGGAAGCCTTGACTGTCGTTCAGATTGAGCAGGCCTTCGAAGAAGAAGGCGTCTCGTTCAATGTCTCCGAATCGCCTTGTGAGACGAAGCCTTCTCCCGACGAAGATCGTCCGATCTACACGATGGGCGTCACGCTGTGGGCGATGTTGTCGCAAGCCATTTTTGACGGCTCACAACGCTCCTGCCGGGCGGCCGTTCAGCGGGTTGCGGTCTACTCCGCGCTGCGCGGGCTTGATGTCTCGTCGACGAACACGGGCGCATACAGTCGTGCCCGAGCAAAGGTGCCAGAAGGAGTCGTCCAGCGTCTCACTGAAGGTGTGGCCGAACGATGCGAGCGGGTGATCCCCGAGGGGTGGCGGTGGAAAGGCTTTCGGGCGCTCGTCGTGGATGGCACAACCCATTCCATGCCGGACACGAAGCAAAACCAGGAGGAGTATCCGCAGTCCAGCACACAAAAGGAGGGGCTTGGATTTCCGATCCTGCGTGCTGTGGCGCTGACCTCACTGGCGACGGGGATGGTCATTGGCCACACGACGGGCCCCTATCAAGGGAAGGAGTCTGGCGAGACCGCATTGTTTCGCACCCTGTTTCCCAAGCTACGTGAGGGAGATTTAGTCCTGGCGGATCGGTATTACGGCGGTTGGTTCATGCTGGCGCTCTTGCTGGAACTCGGCGTCGAGGTCGTCACTCGATTGCATCAGCATCGGGAGGCGGACTTCGATCAAGGAACGCGACTCGGTACGAAAGATCACCTCACAACGTGGGCCAAGCCTGCAAGACCAGAGTGGCTTGATCAAGAGGCCTACGATCGTCTTCCGGAACACCTCGAATTGCGCGAACTCGAGGTGGCGGTAAACGTCCCCGGATTCCGCTGCGAATCATTCGTCGTGGTCACGTCCTTGCGCGATCACAGGGTCCACTCCTACGAAGAGATCGCCGCACTCTATCGGCGACGATGGATTGTGGAAATCGAACTGCGCGATATCAAGGTCACGATGGGCCTGGGGATCCTTCGACGAAAAACGCCCGCCGCCGTGAGGCAAGAGATCTGGACGGGGCTCTTAGCTTATAACCTCATTCGCCAATCGGCGCTCGCGAGCGAATGTCAGCCGAACCAGTTGAGTTTTGCCGCGTCGCTACAGATGATCGCGAACACGTGGGTGTTGGCCGCGGTACCACCCTTGATCCGTATCGACGATCGTGAACGCCTGATTGCGCTGCGAATCCTCAACGGGTATTGCCACCGCATCGCGAACCGTCCCAGCCGGATCGAACCGCGCGCCGTCAAACGCCGACCTGCCCCGATCGCACTCCTAACCGAACCTCGAAAACTTGCCCGAAAGAAGCTCGTTACCAAACACCAGACGTCATGA